Proteins encoded within one genomic window of Trichoderma asperellum chromosome 2, complete sequence:
- a CDS encoding uncharacterized protein (EggNog:ENOG41) — translation MAGPRARSNSVRRARGLSIGEDGKVVPLKRWDGASRTCRDWDGLRRDPDIWERNGNCLIHLYAKGDSKRGPSFKLPFAALLSAGCLPLVEKFLVLEGLASNTAQEIERWDHLHPRSTAELYIPAPPNATDKQAQQYHLAIRNLCAWILGRPMVGRHLGSTLVALLHSMREYRSTPGSNVDDLLKYMRQAQYLDMVGAPTHATAALYVAETFQLGNLYKRAFAHCVGMHDRLFSNSEYQLISAISRSLVRRARLEMNAMLQQTTTRLRSFLDEELSETNLGIPAVTRAHLERFRSFLLSFYSAKFGYYPPRVFDAGLLNTMADDFDALYELLVDSNYTASDSIPSTAVGGICTEQLVQTFDENNHFEPLPHPLPQLPQVETSTDGLRLLCKIPFLDKVAPEQQQITIAALITASNWTEKCFKNDLVQAYRRFEEGMILSPSKADKSEKISLLEARKVRWVLVYAVHQVLRRATRKPIEVDGENAPYHLTASMNCIPPWSSAPRESKKSLRIQTDIVAVDEPAPKRTIKIQEAAVGKIEIKPDIDYFALTHKSRNPSLSTMSDGPSPTTLSRSSSFSMSLRRNSTIRRSLRILRRSSMSGSQSSMTPAGKPLYHEIVVQGYGNGTQTVTVEPDEEGLTMKGNLAGRSDSTASSQSNSSSGTTASSIPESMSSTIDTLSSSALSSPATPTTDAVLELELMLARWGPQDKAPVRMGLPRSVSASAISGDLENLAAGLHYYPEALPEALDRKEDVKRKRRSLEPARSAPAPAALQRRYTMLGDLRRKNFGFEARPISVRIRENRITEETWTPSRRDSDDWSMMLAFMDGTDNKDATTNQNDAWAQYSDLGGLTDMS, via the exons ATGGCCGGCCCGAGGGCGAGATCAAACAGCGTCCGCAGGGCTCGCGGACTTTCCATTGGAGAGGATGGCAAGGTCGTGCCGCTTAAGCGATGGGACGGCGCCAGCAGGACGTGCAGGGACTGGGATGGGCTACGAAGG GACCCTGATATATGGGAGAGAAACGGCAACTGCCTCATCCACTTATACGCCAAGGGCGATTCAAAGCGCGGGCCGTCTTTCAAGCTGCCATTTGCCGCTCTGCTCTCGGCTGGCTGCCTCCCCCTCGTCGAAAAATTTCTAGTCCTTGAGGGCTTGGCATCTAATACGGCGCAGGAGATCGAACGGTGGGATCATCTGCACCCTAGGTCGACGGCTGAGCTGTATATACCAGCTCCGCCTAATGCCACTGATAAGCAGGCACAGCAGTATCACCTAGCAATCAGAAATCTCTGCGCATGGATTCTGGGGAGGCCAATGGTGGGTAGACACTTGGGTAGCACCCTCGTTGCGCTCCTTCACTCTATGCGCGAGTATAGGTCCACGCCGGGAAGTAACGTCGATGACTTGCTGAAGTATATGCGCCAGGCGCAGTACCTCGACATGGTCGGAGCGCCTACTCATGCGACGGCGGCCCTGTACGTAGCGGAGACATTTCAGCTCGGCAACTTGTATAAACGGGCTTTTGCTCACTGCGTTGGTATGCATGAtcgcctcttctccaactcgGAGTACCAG CTCATCAGTGCGATATCGCGATCGCTCGTCCGCAGAGCACGCCTGGAAATGAACGCAATGCTCCAGCAGACAACTACCAGACTCCGGAGCTTTCTGGACGAGGAACTATCCGAAACGAACCTGGGAATTCCCGCTGTGACTCGCGCCCACCTGGAGCGGTTTCGAAGCTTCCTACTGTCCTTTTATTCAGCCAAGTTCGGCTATTATCCTCCTAGGGTTTTTGACGCTGGCCTGCTTAATACCATGGCGGATGATTTTGATGCCTTGTACGAGCTATTGGTAGACAGCAACTACACTGCGTCGGATAGCATTCCATCAACAGCAGTCGGTGGCATCTGCACCGAGCAGCTTGTCCAAACCTTTGACGAGAACAACCACTTTGAGCCTCTACCGCATCCTCTGCCTCAGCTGCCCCAAGTGGAGACTTCTACTGATGGACTCCGTCTCCTATGCAAGATTCCTTTCCTAGACAAGGTGGCACCGGAACAACAGCAAATTACAATTGCAGCTCTGATTACGGCATCTAACTGGACGGAAAAATGCTTCAAGAATGACCTCGTACAGGCGTACCGCCGGTTTGAAGAGGGCATGATCCTTTCCCCTAGCAAGGCCGATAAAAGCGAAAAGATCTCCCTATTGGAGGCGCGCAAGGTACGATGGGTTCTGGTCTATGCGGTCCACCAAGTCCTCCGCCGTGCAACACGAAAACCAATAGAGGTGGATGGTGAGAACGCGCCGTACCATCTCACAGCCTCGATGAACTGCATCCCTCCCTGGTCATCGGCACCTCGTGAATCAAAGAAGTCCTTGCGGATTCAAACCGACATTGTGGCTGTCGACGAACCCGCGCCCAAGCGAACCATCAAAATTCAGGAGGCGGCGGTTGGCAAGATAGAGATCAAGCCCGACATTGATTATTTTGCCCTGACGCACAAGAGTCGCAATCCATCCTTGTCTACCATGTCTGATGGTCCATCGCCCACCACCTTGTCCCGCTCAAGCTCATTTTCAATGAGCCTGCGGCGCAACTCGACTATCCGCAGGTCACTAAGGATATTGCGGAGGAGCTCCATGTCGGGATCACAATCATCAATGACGCCGGCTGGGAAACCATTGTACCACGAGATTGTGGTACAGGGCTATGGAAATGGAACACAAACAGTTACCGTAGAGCCGGACGAGGAGGGGCTGACGATGAAGGGCAATCTGGCGGGTCGCAGCGACTCGACGGCATCCTCGCAGTCGAATTCTAGCTCCGGCACCACGGCCTCGTCAATCCCCGAGAGCATGAGCAGCACGATCGACACGCTCTCCTCGAGTGCACTTTCCAGCCCAGCAACGCCTACTACAGATGCGGTTTTGGAGCTTGAGCTTATGCTCGCCCGCTGGGGCCCACAAGACAAGGCGCCGGTAAGAATGGGTCTGCCGCGTTCGGTCTCAGCCAGCGCCATTTCCGGCGACCTGGAAAACTTGGCGGCGGGGCTCCACTACTACCCAGAAGCCTTGCCCGAAGCCTTGGACAGGAAAGAGGATgtcaagagaaaaagaagaagtttaGAGCCCGCGCGGTCGGCGCCGGCGCCTGCCGCCCTGCAGCGACGCTACACAATGCTTGGAGACCTTCGACGGAAAAATTTTGGGTTTGAGGCCAGACCCATTTCTGTCCGCATTCGCGAAAACCGTATTACCGAGGAAACATGGACTCCCAGCCGGAGAGATTCCGACGATTGGTCCATGATGCTGGCGTTCATGGACGGGACTGATAATAAAGACGCTACAACTAATCAGAACGACGCCTGGGCACAATATTCGGACCTTGGAGGACTTACAGATATGAGTTAG
- a CDS encoding uncharacterized protein (EggNog:ENOG41) produces the protein MKLPPVSLSGVHRAGPLCCCSRVSPVSLRLYSRGLHVGRTLPSHKQTQSGYHRPRPRAFIPAPTGARYHSIDTSSAPSKDKMTCISLILSPDLLLSVREFWFEHLSGPDSLVMPTTDENKRWFFGGAEFDKLCVERFAPTLEQLRRDCIKSGQDIIYALQPNDSHDWLSLILLLDQIPRNCYRGDSAGVVFNYFDPMAREVALTAIQRGIPERCPEVRWRFAYRSWFYVPLMHSEDISLHDLAVEKYEGLARDVESLLPSEMAVEWSDESEVAHEYRAAAQRAVQADEKASSEYAQLNLGFEKRHWAIIKRFGRYPHRNRVMGRETTDEERDYLENGGETFGG, from the exons ATGAAGTTGCCGCCGGTTTCGCTGTCCGGTGTTCACCGAGCTGGGCcactgtgctgctgctctcggg TTTCTCCCGTTTCACTGCGTTTATACTCACGAGGACTGCACGTTGGGAGAACGTTGCCAAGTCACAAGCAGACACAATCTGGGTATCATAGGCCACGGCCGAGAGCATTCATACCAGCCCCCACTGGTGCACGCTATCACTCAATTGATACCTCATCTGCCCCATCAAAGGACAAGATGACTTGCATATCGTTGATCCTATCGCCAGATTTGCTTCTGAGCGTCCGAGAGTTTTGGTTCGAACATCTGTCAGGGCCAGACAGTTTGGTTATGCCTACTACCGATGAGAATAAGAGATGGTTCTTTGGCGGAGCAGAGTTTGACAAGCTATGCGT AGAACGCTTCGCCCCTACTCTTGAACAACTCCGCCGTGACTGTATCAAATCAGGCCAAGACATCATCTACGCCCTGCAACCAAACGACTCCCACGACTGGCtcagcctcatcctcctGCTAGATCAAATCCCGCGCAACTGCTACCGCGGAGACAGCGCAGGCGTCGTCTTCAACTACTTCGACCCCATGGCCAGGGAGGTCGCCCTCACAGCGATCCAGCGCGGCATCCCCGAGAGGTGTCCCGAGGTGCGCTGGCGCTTCGCCTACCGCAGCTGGTTCTACGTGCCGCTGATGCACTCGGAAGACATTTCGCTGCACGACCTCGCGGTGGAAAAGTACGAGGGCCTAGCACGCGACGTGGAGAGCCTGCTGCCCTCCGAAATGGCCGTCGAGTGGAGCGACGAGTCCGAGGTGGCGCACGAGTATCGCGCTGCGGCGCAGAGAGCCGTGCAGGCGGATGAGAAAGCATCCAGCGAGTATGCTCAGCTAAACTTGGGGTTCGAGAAGCGGCATTGGGCGATTATAAAGCGGTTTGGACGGTATCCGCATCGGAATCGGGTGATGGGGCGCGAGACGACGGATGAGGAGCGCGACTATCTGGAGAATGGGGGGGAGACATTTGGCGGGTGA
- a CDS encoding uncharacterized protein (EggNog:ENOG41~TransMembrane:4 (i57-76o120-139i160-177o197-216i)) encodes MVTTRASSSRAASVEPSFASSLPPATPSAKRIARSKSNKSSSSSASAFSHAPTTATLVWLAVSLPLVIWDTGYVLLRPLSMPGGSLHWPVWAPYRLYGEVDHIYGWKAFHAGNGFTSAQGLLNAIETLMYLWYLAAWLFSSKTEGGARVLSGRGGARATLFGYAAAVMTLSKTVLYWANEYYSGFDNIGHNPLNDLILLWIIPNGAWLVGPTYMIWSIGGDLINSLNSTSRSKRD; translated from the exons ATGGTCACCACCcgcgcctcctcctcccgcgCCGCCAGCGTCGAGCCCTCCTTCGcttcctccctcccccccgcAACCCCCTCCGCCAAACGCATCGCCAGATCCAAATCCAACaaatcctcatcttcctccgcCTCAGCATTCAGCCATGCCCCCACCACCGCAACCCTCGTCTGGCTCGCCGTCTCCCTGCCCCTCGTCATCTGGGACACCGGCTACGTCCTCCTGCGGCCGCTCTCCATGCCCGGCGGCTCCCTCCACTGGCCCGTCTGGGCGCCCTACAGGCTCTACGGCGAGGTCGACCACATCTACGGCTGGAAGGCCTTCCACGCCGGCAACGGCTTCACCAGCGCCCAGGGCCTGCTCAACGCCATCGAGACGCTCATGTATCTGTGGTATCTTGCCGCCTGGCTCTTTAGCAGCAAGACCGAGGGGGGTGCTAGAGTCCTGTCTGGCAGAGGCGGCGCCAGGGCTACGCTGTTTGGCTACGCCGCTGCTGTCATGACGCTTAGCAAGACGGTTCTGTACT GGGCAAACGAGTACTACAGCGGCTTTGACAACATTGGCCACAACCCCCTCAATGatctcatcctcctctggATCATCCCCAA CGGTGCTTGGCTCGTTGGCCCGACTTACATGATCTGGTCTATTGGCGGTGACCTCATCAACAGCCTCAATTCCACCTCACGCTCAAAGAGAGACTAA